The region AGGTAGGGAAGCGGGCTGGCGAGGAGCGCGACCGCGAGGAGCACGGTGGCACTCCAGAGCGCGGGCCGCTCGCCCACCGCGATCGGGAGGGTGTTGAGCCCCTCGCGCCGGTCGCCCGCGACGTCCTCGACGTCCTTGATTATCTCGCGGGCGACCGTCGAGAGCGCCGCGAGCGCGAACAGTACGACGACCGCGCTCGTGATCCGCCCCACCGCCGCCGCGCCGAACAGGAAGGTGCTCCCACCGAGGTAGCCGACGACGACGTTGCCGACACCGGGGAGTCCCTTGAAGAACTCCGTGTACGCCACGAGCGCGACGAGGTTGACGACCGCGATGGCGATGGCGAGCGGCGGGAGGGTGAGCGCGAGGACGACCGCCCCGACGAACAGGAGGAGGCTGAATCCGAGCGCTTCGCGGGCCGTGACCGCACCGCGGGGGATCGGCCGATCGGGCTGGTTGATCCGGTCGATCTCCCGGTCGAAGTAATCGTTGATGGTGTTGCCCGCGGCGGTGGCGAGCACGGTCGCGCCGGCCGCCGCCCCGACCGCCCCCCAGGGTCCGAGCCCGCTCGCGACGAACGCGCCGACGAACGTCAGCGCGCCCGCCGCGATGGCGTTGATCGGACGCGTGATCTCGACGAAGCCACGAACCCGCTCGCCGGTCATACGAGGGGTCCCGCCGGTGGCGGAATAAACCACCCGAAACGCGCCGACCGCGGGATTTAACTACGGCTCGCGGATACGGCTGGTGAGGGCGCTTAGCTCAGTTTGGACAGAGTACTTGGCTTCGGACCAAGCTGTCGCGGGTTCAAATCCTGCAGCGCCCATGATTCTGCAACGGTTTCACGAACGAAGTGAGTGAAACGTCGTGACGAGCGAAGCGAAGTCACGGAAAGCGGACGTGAGGAGCGAATCATGGACCGCGAAGGATTTGAATCCCGAGAGACGCAGCCGCGAGCGAAGCGAGCGGACCGTCTCTCTCCGGTTCAAATCCTACAGCGCCCACTCGTTCCGTGGGTCACCTCGGATTCGCCGGATGGCGTAGAGGTAGTCCGTAGATCGTACCGGCAGCCCGACCGTTGATTCGAACTTGTGACGACACGGACCCCCCACGGTCATGCGTTCTACAAGTAACGAAGTCTTGATGATTAATGTACCGTAGCTCAACGATCGTCTCAGCCCGTGGCCCTCGTCTTCTTCCTTCGGTCTCCCGGGCTTCGCTCCGTCGAAGTGCAGCCGGACCACGCTCCGAAAGCCAGACTTTTAGCTACGGTGAGAGTACCACCGACATGCCGGTCAGTGGACAAGATTGGGAGGAAGATGGGATGAAAAGAAACTCTATCGTCGGAAAGATCTCGCGATTCTTGGAAAACGATCATCCGAAAGCGCATAGCATCAGTGACATAATGGTGGAGTTCAAGGAGAAAAACAGCGACTTCCCCGATAGGGAGTACATCGCTGTCAGGGTCGAACTGCTTTTGAACAGTGGGGATATCGAAGCTCGATACCTGGAAGACGAGGACCGTTTCTACTACAGGTCAGCGGAGGACTAACTCAAGCCGTATCCTCTTTCAGGACCATCCGTTGTGCTCTCGGAGGCCACTCGTGTGGAAGTTGACCGGACAACTCCCGGAGCTCCTCTCGGTTTCTATACGGTCGTTTAGATCCCAAGAATAAGTGTAGCGACGAGGACGTTCGCGTCGACGACCCACGTCACCCGTGGAACCACTCCGGCTCGTCCCCAACGTGCTTCCGCACGACTTCCTCGACCCGAACGAACACGCGAAACGTATCCATCTGACCCTTTCCGAAACGGACCTGTCGTGGAGGACGAACGTCTCGGTACCGCCCGCTCGACGGGAAGTGATTCCTGCGATCATTTCGTCGGCGAAAGACTAAACGACCGTCGGGCGAACCGGTGTTCGTGTCGGACGAATCCACGAGTGATGTTCTGCAGGGGGTCCTCTCCCGGTGGCAGCTGTTCGCCATCGGGTTCGGGGCGATCGTCGGGTGGGGTTGGATCATCCAGATGGGCTACTGGATCGACGCGGCCGGCCCGGTGGGGGCGACGCTGGCGTTCGCCGGCGGCGGCCTGCTCGTCGTGTTCGTCAGCCTCGTCTACGCGGAGCTGGTGTCGGCGATGCCGTACACGGGCGGCGAGCACCACTACAGCCTCCGGGCGTTCGGCCCGAAGGTCTCGTTCGCGTGTAGCTGGGGGCTGCTCCTCGGCTACGTGGGGGTCGTCGCCTTCCAGTCGATCGCCCTCGGGGTGGCGGTCTCGTATCTGATCCCGGGCTTTCGGATGTTCGAACTCTGGACGATCCTCGGCCAGCCGGTCTACGGCAGCGTGGTCGCGGTCGGATTGCTCGGCGTCGTCGGCGTCACCGCCCTCAACTACCGGGGCGTCCGCCCGACCGCCCAGCTCCAGCTCGTGCTCGCGGCGGTCGTCGCGCTCGCCGGACTGGTACTCGTCACCGGCTCGCTCACGATCGCGCCGCAGGTCTCGAACCCACCCTTCGCGGGCGTCGGCCTCGCCGGGGCTTCGGTCGTGGCGATCCAGGTACCGGGGCTGTTCGTCGGGTTCGACGTGATCCCACAGGCCGCCGAGGAGGCCGATACCTCGCCGCGCTCGCTCGCGACCGTCCTCCTGCTCACGGTGGTCGCAGTCGGCGTGTTCTACATCGTCAGCATCTGGTCGGCGGGTCAGGTCCTCCCGGCGGCCGTGCTCGGCGAGAGTCCGGTCCCCGCCGCCGCCGCGATGACCGCGGTGTTCGACGACCCGCTGGCCGGGAGGCTCATGACGATAGCGGGTATCGCCGCCCTCCTGACGAGCTGGAGCGCGTTCCTGATCGGCGCGAGTCGAGTGATCTTCGCGATGGCCGAATCGGGGATGCTCCCCAGCTCGCTCGCGACCGTCCACCCCGAGTACAACACCCCCTCGCGCGCGGTGCTCCTCATCGGCGGGGTCACCGCGCTCGCGCCCTGGCTCGGGTCCCAGATGATATCCTCGATCATCAACGCCAACTCGCTCGGGATCGTCTTCGCGTGGATCCTCGTCAGCGCCTCCTTCATCTACCTACGCTACGACGAACCCGAGATGGACCGGCCGTTCGAGCTCCCCGTCGGCTATCTGTTCGGCGGCCTCGCGCTCGTCGGGTCGGTCGCCTTCTTCGCGCTCTACCTCCCGGGCGCACCCTCCGCGCTGGTCTGGCCGAAGGACTGGGCGATCGTGCTGGTCTGGGCCATCTTCGGGGTCGTTCTCTACTCGATCTCGCGCGCCTCGACCGACGCGCCCGTCCGCGAGGAGACCAACTGACCGGCGGCGGACGCGAGCCGCGTCAGCGCTCCTCGACGTGGCGCACCTCGACGGCGATCCCGCGCGTGCTCTCGGTCATCTCGGGGCCGCTCATCTCGGCGCGCCCGACCGCGAACGCCTTCGGCCCCGAGACCACGACCTCGTCGCCGACGCGGATCCCGTCGGTGGCGTCGACGATCCCCGGCGCGAGCACGCTGCCGTGGGGGACGAAGCCGTCGATCTCGACGGTTCTCGTCTCGACCTCGCTCTCGACCCACCGGCGGCCACCGGCGAGCGTGAGCGCGAGCACCCCGTACTGGGGCACCATCGTGGCGAGGTGCTCGTCCTCGCTGACGCGGAGCTTCGGGTAGCGCCCCTCGGTGGTGATCTCCCCGAACAGCGCATCGCC is a window of Halococcus hamelinensis 100A6 DNA encoding:
- a CDS encoding APC family permease, translated to MSDESTSDVLQGVLSRWQLFAIGFGAIVGWGWIIQMGYWIDAAGPVGATLAFAGGGLLVVFVSLVYAELVSAMPYTGGEHHYSLRAFGPKVSFACSWGLLLGYVGVVAFQSIALGVAVSYLIPGFRMFELWTILGQPVYGSVVAVGLLGVVGVTALNYRGVRPTAQLQLVLAAVVALAGLVLVTGSLTIAPQVSNPPFAGVGLAGASVVAIQVPGLFVGFDVIPQAAEEADTSPRSLATVLLLTVVAVGVFYIVSIWSAGQVLPAAVLGESPVPAAAAMTAVFDDPLAGRLMTIAGIAALLTSWSAFLIGASRVIFAMAESGMLPSSLATVHPEYNTPSRAVLLIGGVTALAPWLGSQMISSIINANSLGIVFAWILVSASFIYLRYDEPEMDRPFELPVGYLFGGLALVGSVAFFALYLPGAPSALVWPKDWAIVLVWAIFGVVLYSISRASTDAPVREETN
- a CDS encoding geranylgeranylglycerol-phosphate geranylgeranyltransferase, whose amino-acid sequence is MTGERVRGFVEITRPINAIAAGALTFVGAFVASGLGPWGAVGAAAGATVLATAAGNTINDYFDREIDRINQPDRPIPRGAVTAREALGFSLLLFVGAVVLALTLPPLAIAIAVVNLVALVAYTEFFKGLPGVGNVVVGYLGGSTFLFGAAAVGRITSAVVVLFALAALSTVAREIIKDVEDVAGDRREGLNTLPIAVGERPALWSATVLLAVALLASPLPYLQGTLGWPYLAVVAVADLVMAIAAVNSFTDPTTGQERLSYAMFLAGGAFVVGRLAVAL